GCGCCGGCCAGGACGGCCGGCTCGTCGGTGAGGTCGTCGGGGGCTGCGCGGCCGACGTCGGCCATGCGGCGCATGAAGATCTCCCGGATCTCGGCGCGGTTGCGGTGGATCGCGGGCACGAGGATGTGGGACGGCAGGTCCTCGCCGAGCTGGACGATGAGCTCGGCGAGGTCGGTCTCCCAGGCGGCGATGCCCTCGGCCTCGAGCGCCTCGTTGAGGCCGATCTCCTGCGTCGCCATCGACTTGACCTTGACCACCTCGTCGGCGCCGTGGCTGCGGGCGACGGACGCGACGATCGCGCACGCCTCCTCGGCGTCGCGGGCCCAGTGGACGGTCGCGCCGGCCCGGACGAGGGAGGCCTCGAGCGTCTCGAGGTGGGTGGCGAGGTCGCGCAGGGCGGCCTCCTTGACCCCGGCGCCGCTGAGCCGCAGGTCCTCCCAGTCCTCCACCTCGGCGACGACGCGGGCGCGCTTGTCGCGGATCGTGTGGGTGGCGTGGGCCAGGTTGCGGCGCAGCTGCGTGTCGCCCAGCGCCTCGCGCGCGGCGGTCGGGAAGGCCGGCATGCCGACAAAGGTCCCGCTCACGGCAGGTCCTCCGCCCGGGCGCCGACGACCGGGCCGGGCGCCTTGCTCTCGGAGTCCTCGGTGGCGGCGAGCACCTCGGCGAGGTGCATGACGCGTACGCCGGCCCGCTGGCGCGACAGCATGCCGCCGATGTGCATGAGGCAGGAGTTGTCGCCGGCGACGAGGACCTCGGCGCCGGTGTCCTGGACGTGGCGCGCCTTGTCGCCGCCCATCGCCACCGACGTGTCCGCGTTCTTGAGGGCGAAGGTGCCGCCGAAGCCGCAGCACTCGGTGGCGTTCGGCAGCTCGACGAGGTCGATGCCGCGCACGTTCTCGAGCAGCCGGAGTGGCCGGTCGCCGACGCCGAGCATCCGCAGGCTGTGGCACGTCGGGTGGTAGGTCACCCGGTGCGGGAAGTAGGCGCCGACGTCGGTCACCCCGAGCACGTCGACGAGGAGCTCCGAGAGCTCGTAGGTGCGCGGGGCGGTCTCCGCGACCGCCGCGGCGAGGCGCGGGTCGCCGGACCGGTCGGCGACGATCGAGTGCTGGTGCCGGGCCGACCCGGCGCACGAGCCCGACGGCGTGACGATGGCGTCGTAGCCGGCGAACGCGTCGACGAACGCGCGCACCACCGGGACCGCCTCGTCGAGGTAGCCGGTGTTGACCATCGGCTGTCCGCAGCACGTCTGCGCGGACGGGAAGTCGACGTCCACGCCGAGACGGCGCAGCAGCCGGACGACGGCCTTCCCGGTGTCGGGGAACATGGCGTCGTTGACGCAGGTGACTTGGAGGGCAACCCTCACGGTCGGCATCCTTCCACGGGCAGCAGGGGCGGGTCGGGTGGGTCGGGTGGGTCGGGGGGTGGTGATCAGATGAGGCGGCGGCGCACGGCCCAGACGATCGCCTCGACGGGGGTGTCGACGCCGACGGTGGCGCAGACGGCGCGGGCCTTGCGGCGCACGGTCCGCTCCGACACCTCGAGGCGGCGGGCGACGGCCTCCACGGTCTGGCCCTCGGCCATCAGGCGCAGCACGGCGAGCTCGTCCTCGGACAGCACGGGCTCATCGGTCGCGTTCACGGCACGCTCACCTCGCGGGGCTCGTGCCGGCGGAGGTCCTGGGTGCGGGCGACGAGCGCCCGCAGGTCGTCGAGGCCGCCGCTGATCGCGCCCGCGGCGCGACCTTGCACGAGCACGTTGCCCAGGGCGGTCGCCTCGACGGGCCCTGCCACGACCGGGAGGCCGGTCCGGTCGGCGAGGGCCTGGCACAGCAGCGCGTTCTGGCTGCCGCCGCCCACCACGTGCACCTGCCGGACCGTGCGTCCCGTCAGCGAGGCCGCGGTCGCCAGCGCGTCGGCGTACGCCACGGCGAGGCTCTCGACCACCGAGCGCACCAGGCTCGCGGCGTCGACCGGTGGGGCGACGTCGTGCTCGGCGCACCACGCGGCGATGCGCGCGGGCATGTCGCCGGGCGGGACGAACCGCGGGTCCTGGACGTCGAAGAGCGGGACCTCGCCCGTGACGTCCGCCGCGGCGGCCAGCAGCGCGCCGAGGTCGTCGCGGCCCCAGGTGCGCAGGGTCTCGCTGAGCAACCACGTGCCCATCACGTTGGTGAGGAACCGGATGGTGCCGTCCACGCCGCCCTCGTGGGTGAAGTTGGCGGCGCGCGCCTCCTCGGTGAGGATCGGCTCGGTCAGCTCGAGGCCGACCAGGCCCCAGGTGCCGAGGGAGACGTACGCCGCCTCGTCGCCCGCCATCGGCACGCCGACGACGGCCGAGGCGGTGTCGTGCGAGCCGACGGCCACGACCGGCAGGCCGGGCGCGCCGACCGCCTCGCCCACCTCGGGCAGGAGGGTGCCGATCGTCGTGCCGGGCTCGACCAGGTCGGCGAGGAGCGAGCGGGAGATCCCCAGGCGGGAGAGCACGTCGTCGTCCCACGCGCCGGTGCGGAGGTCGAGCAGCCCGGTGGTGGAGGCGTTGGTCCGCTCGGCGACTCCGACCCCGGTCAGCCAGTGGGCGAGGAGGTCGGGCACCAGCAGCAGCCGGTCGGCGCCGGGGTGCGCGTGGTCGGCGGCGAGCTGGTAGACGGTGTTGAAGGGCAGGAACTGCAGGCCGTTGCGGGCGTAGAGCTCCTCGGGGGGCACCACGGCGTGCACGAGGCCGGGCCCGACGGCGCCGCGCTCCTCGTCGCGGTAGTGGAACGGCTCGTCGAGCAGGCGCCCGTCCCGGAGCAGGCCGTAGTCCACCGCCCACGAGTCGATGCCGACGCTCGCCAGCGCCGACGGCGCCGCCGCCGCGGCGGAGCGGAGGCCGTCGAGCGCGTGGCGGTGCAGCGCCGAGACGTCCCAGTGCAGGCCGTCGTCGCGGCGCACCGGGCCGTTGGCGAAGCGCGCGGCCGCCGTGAGGCGCAGGCGGTCGGCGCCCACCTCGCCGAGCATCACCCGGCCGCTCGACGCCCCCAGGTCGATCGCGGCGACGGACACCGGGGAGTGCCCCCGGAGCCGCTGCGCTCCCACCTCACCCACTGACGTGTCCTCCCGTCCCGGTCAGCGGAGGAACGCCGCGGCGACGCCGGCGTCGACGGGGACGTGCAGGCCGGTGGTGTGGCTGAGCTCGTCCGAGCAGAGCACGTAGACGGCGTTGGCGATGTTCTCCGGCAGCACCTCGCGCTTGAGCAGCGTGCGCTGGGCGTAGAACTTGCCGAGGTCCTTCTCCTCCACCCCGTAGACGGCGGCGCGCGAGGCGCCCCAGCCGCCGGCAAAGATCCCCGAGCCCTGGACGACGCCGTCCGGGTTGACGCCGTTGACCTTGATGCCGTGCTCGCCGAGCTCGGCCGCGAGCAGCCGCACCTGGTGGGCCTGGTCGGCCTTGGCGGCGCCATATGCCACGTTGTTGGGGCCGGCGAAGATCGAGTTCTTCGAGGAGATGTAGACGATGTCGCCGCCCATGCCCTGCTCGATCATGGCCTTGGCGGCGGCGCGGGAGACGAGGAACGAGCCCTTCGCCATCACGTCGTGCTGGAGGTCCCAGTCCTGCTCGGTCGTCTCCAGCAGCGAGCGCGACAGCGAGAGGCCGGCGTTGTTGACCACGAGGTCGACGCCACCGAAGGCCAGCACGGTCGCGTCGAGCGCGGCCTGCACGGCCGCGGCGTCCGACACGTCGACCTGCACGCCGACGGCGACGTCACCCGAGCCGATCTCCGCGGCGGCGGCCGCTGCCTTCTCCAGCGACAGGTCGGCGATGACGACGCACGCGCCCTCGCCCGCCAGCTTCTTCGCGGTGGCCAGGCCGATGCCCGACGCCGCGCCGGTGACCAGCGCGACCCGCGTGGCGAGCGGCTTGGGCTTCGGCATCCGCTGGAGCTTGGCCTCCTCGAGCGCCCAGTACTCGATCCGGAACTTCTCCGACTCGTCGATGGGGGCGTACGTCGAGATGCCCTCGGCGCCGCGCATGACGTTGATCGCGTTGACGTAGAACTCACCGGCGACGCGGGCGGTCTGCTTGTCCTTGCCGTAGCTGAACATCCCGACGCCCGGGACCAGCACGACGAGCGGGTCCTTGCCGCGGATCGCCGGGCTCTCGGGGGTCGCGTGGCGGTCGTAGTAGCCCTGGTAGTCCTCGCGGTAGGAGACCGCGAGCTCCTGCAGGCGGGCGATGCTGTCCTCGACCGAGGCCGACGCGGGCAGGTCGAGGACGAGCGGCTTCACCTTCGTGCGGAGGAAGTGGTCCGGGCACGACGTGCCGAGCTCGCCGAGGCGGGGGTGCTCGGCGTGGGCGAGGAAGTCCAGGACGACGTCGGAGTCGGTGAAGTGGCCGACCATGGGGCGGTCGGCCGAGGCGATGCCGCGGATCGTGGGCGCGAGGGCTGCGGCCCTGGCGCGGCGCTCGTCCTCCGGCAGGGCGGCGTACCCCTCGAGCGCGGGGCCGAACGGCTCCGCCTTCGAGTGCTCGGCGATGTAGGTGGAGGCGACGTCGATGATCCAGAGGCTGTTGGCCTCGGCCTCCTCGGAGGTGTCGCCCCAGGCGGTGATGCCGTGCCCGCCGAGGATGCACCCGCGCGCCTGCGGGCTCTTCTCCTTGATCTCGGCGATGTCGAGCCCGAGCTGGAAGCCGGGCCGGCGCCACGGCACCCAGACGACCTCGTCGCCGAAGATCGTGCGGGTGAGCTCCTCGCCGTCGGCGGCCGTGGCGATCGCGATGCCGGAGTCGGGGTGCAGGTGGTCGACGTGCGCGGCGTCGACGAGGCCGTGCATCGCGGTGTCGATCGACGGTGCGGCACCGCCCTTGCCGTGCAGGCAGTAGTCGAAGGCCGCGACCATCTCGTCCTCGCGGTCCACGCCGGGGTAGACGTCGACGAGGGCGCGCATCCGGTCCAGCCGCAGGACCGCGAGGCCCGACGCGGTCAGGGTGCCGAGGTCGCCGCCGGAGCCCTTGACCCAGAGCAGCTCGACGTCCTCGCCGGTGACCGGGTCGGTCCCGGTGCCCTTGGCCGAGGTGTTGCCGCCGGCGTAGTTGGTGTTGCGGGGGTCGGCGCCCAGCCGGTTCGAGCGCTCGACGAGCTCGGCGACGGTGGGGTTGGTGTCAGTCACGGTCGTGTTCCTTCGACGTTCGTAGGGGGTGTCAGTTCCAGCCGGCCTGGGAGCCGCCGACGCGGTCCGCCTCGATCTGCTGCTGGTAGCCGGAGTCGAGGTAGGCGCGCATCGGGTCGCCCGGCAGGCCGCGCTCCTCGCGCCAGGCGGCCAGGTCGCGGCGCACGTCGGTGTAGAAGGCGTCCATGAACACCTCGTTGGCGAGCAGCACGTCACCGGCGCTGCGCGCCTCGTCGAGCGCTTCGGTGTCGAGGAGGAGGGCGCGGGCCGTCATCTCCTGGACGTTGAGCACCGAGCGGATCTGCCCGGGGATCTTGTCCTCGATGTTGTGGCACTGGTCGAGCATCAGCGCGACGTCGTTGGGGGTGCCGTCGGCCTGGTGGCCGAAGCCGCCGCCGCGGATGACCTCGACCATGATGCGGAAGAGCTGGAACGGGTCGGCGGCGCCGACGATCAGGTCGTCGTCGGCGTAGAAGCGGCTGTTGAAGTCGAACGAGCCGAGCTTCCCGAGCCGCAGCAGCTGGGCGACGATGAACTCGATGTTGGTGCCCGGGGCGTGGTGGCCGGTGTCGAGGCACACCTTCGCGCGGTCGCCGAGGGCGGCGACGTGGACGTACGACGTGCCCCAGTCCGGGACGTCCGTGTGGTAGAACGCCGGCTCGAAGAACTTGTACTCGAGCACGAGCCGCTGGTCCTCGGAGAGCTGGTCGTAGATCGTGCGGAGGCCCTCGGCGAGCCGGTCCTGGCGGGCGCGCATGTCGCCTTGGCCGGGGTAGTTGGTGCCCTCGGCGAGCCAGATCTTCAGGTCGCGCGAGCCGGTCCGGTTCATCACGTCGATGCACGCGAGGTGGTGGTCGATGGCCTTCTGCCGCACCCGCGGGTCGGTGTGGGTGAGCGCCCCGAGCTTGTAGTCGTCGTCCTGGAAGGTGTTGGAGTTGATCGTGCCGAGGGCGACGCCCTGCTCCTTCGCGTACGCCGACAGCGCGCCGAAGTCGTCGACCACGTCCCACGGGATGTGGAGCGCGACCGTCGGGGCGAGGCCGGTGAAGCGGTGCACGGCGGCGGCGTCGGCGACCTTCTCCTCCACGGTGCGGGGGGTGCCGGGGGTGCCGAAGACCTTGAAGCGGGTGCCGGAGTTTCCGTAGGCCCAGGACGGCACCTCGATGGCGAGGTCGCCGAGCCGGTCGCTGATGTCGGAGAAGGTGGTCATCACTGGTCCTGAGCTGTCTGGGTGGGAGCGTCGGTGGGTGCAGGGGTGCCTGCGGGCGTTGCCGGAGAGCTGTCCGGGGTGGTGTCCGGGGGCAGGGCCGCGAGCTGGTCCTCGAGGTGGAACACCTCGGTCAGCTGCCAGAAGCCCTGGTCGGGTGGGAGGTCGAGGTCCTCGAAGAACTCGGCCATCTCGGCCTGCCACCGCGCGTTGACGTCGGTGCGGGCCATGCCCTCCTGCGCGGCTGCCAGGTCGGGCGTCTCGAGGTAGCCCACGAGCAGGCCGTCGTCGCGCAGGAAGAGGGAGTAGTCGTGCCAGCCGGTGTCGTGGAGCGCGCGGAGCATCTCGGGCCACACCGCGGCGTGGCGCTCGGCGTACTCCTCCATCCGGTCCCGGCGGACCTGGAGGGTGAAGCAGACGCGGTGCACGAGACGTTCCTTCCAGGGGGTGGGGGGTTGGTCTCGATACGCCGCCTCGTTCCTCGGCGGCCACTCGACCAGCGATCTCGCTGGTCGAGTAGCCCCGCGAGGCACGAGCGGGGCGTATCGAGACCCCGGGACGCGACTCAGAAGTCGAAGTCGCCGATGTTCTCCGCGTCGAAGGTGAACGGCTCGCCCAGCAGGACGACGCCGTCGGCGCCGACCTCGAACTCGCCGAGCTCGCCGGCCTCGAAGGTGTCGCCCTCCTCGCCGGTGATGTCACCGTTGGCCAGGGCCGCCGCGGCGTACGCCGCCAGGAAGCCGAGGTCCTCGGGGTTCCACAGGGCGAACGACTCGACGGTGCCGTTCTCGACGTACTCCCGCATCTGGTTGGGGGTGCCGAGACCGGTCAGCGCGACCTTGCCCTTGGCGTCGGAGTCCGACAGGTAGCGGGCGGCGGCGGCGATGCCGACGGTGGTCGGGGAGATGATGCCCTTGAGGTCGGGGTGGTTCTGCAGGAGCGCCTCGGTCTGGTCGAAGGACTTCTGGTCCTCGTCGTCGCCGTAGACGGTGTCGACCAGCTCGATGTCCGCGTAGTCGGGGTTGTCCGCGAGCTCGGTCTCCATCATCTCGATCCACGCGTTCTGGTTGGTCGCGTTGGCGCTGGCCGAGAGGATCGCGATCTCGCCCTCGCCGCCGATCTGCTCGGAGATGAGCTCGAGCTGCTTGGCAGCGATGCCCTCGGCGGTGGCCTGGTTGACGAACAGGTCGCGGCACTCGGGGTTGGTGTCGGCGTCGAAGGTGACGACCTTGACGTCGGCGCTGCGCGCCTCTTCGATGGCGTCGCAGAGGGCCTCGGGGTCGTTGGCGGAGAGGATCAGGGCGTCCTGGCCCTGCTGCGCGACGGTGTTGATGTAGGAGACCTGGGCGTCGGGGCTGGCGGTCTCGGGACCGACCTCCTCCATGTCAGCGCCGAGCTCCTCGGCGGCCTTCTCCGCACCGGCGGTGCTGGTGTCGAAGTAGGGGTTGCCGAGGTTCTTCGGGAGCATGGTCAGGCTGAGGTCGCCGCCGCCCTCGCTCCCGGACCCGCCGCCGTCACCGCTGTCGTCGCCACCGCAGCCGGCGAAGGCGAAGGTCGCGGTGAGCAGGAGCGCGGCCAGCGCGGTCGGGCGCTTCGTGTGGAGCTTCATGAGTCACTGCCTTTCGTGGTTCCGACGCCGGCGGGTGCCGCGTCCTGGTGGGGGCGCGGCTCCGGGGGAGCCGCCGGCTTGCGCGAGAACCTCGAGGAGGTCGCGGCAAGGACGTTGGGGAGGATCACCGAGGCCACGAGGAGCAGGCCGACGATGATGTTGGTGACGTTGACCGTCACGCTCTCCAGGCGCAGCGCGCTGGAGATGACGCCGATCAGCACGACGCCGGCGAGCACGCCGTGCAGCCGGCCGCGGCCGCCGAAGATCGAGACCCCGCCGAGCAGGACGGCGGCGATCACCTGGAGCTCGTAGCCGGTCGCGTTGTCGCCGCGGGCCGAGCCGAAGCGCAGGGTGAAGTAGATGCCGGCCAGCGCGGACACGACGCCCGAGAGGACGAAGAGCACCAGCTTGGTGCGGGCGACGTCGACGCCGGTGAAGTGGGCGGCCTCGTCGTTGAGGCCGATGTCGTAGACGCCGCGGCCGAACGTCGAGAAGTGCAGCAGGACGACGAAGCCGACCGCGAGCACCGCGAACGGGATCATCACCAGCGGGACCTGGGTCTCGCCGATCGTGTCGGTGGCGAGGTCGGTCCACTTCTCGGTGAAGTCGGTGATGGCCTTGGTGCCGAGCAGCCCGACCGCGATGCCGCGGAACAGCGCGAGCGTCCCGATCGTGACCGCGAGCGAGGGCAGCCCGACGTAGGCGATGAGGAAGCCGTTGAGGGCGCCGCAGGCCAGGCCAGCGAGCAGCGCGAGCATCGCGGCCGCCGAGACCGACATGCCGTTCTCGTGCAGGACGCCGAGCAGCACGCTGCTCAGCCCCATGATGCTGGCCACGGACAGGTCGATCTCGCCGGTGATGATCACCAGCGTCATCGGCAGGGCGATCAGCAGGATCGGGGCGATGTCCTGCAGCAGGAACTTGAGGGTCAGCGGCCCGTCGAAGTTGGGCACGTTGGCGATCGAGTAGAGGATCACC
This genomic stretch from Nocardioides renjunii harbors:
- the rhaI gene encoding L-rhamnose isomerase, with amino-acid sequence MTTFSDISDRLGDLAIEVPSWAYGNSGTRFKVFGTPGTPRTVEEKVADAAAVHRFTGLAPTVALHIPWDVVDDFGALSAYAKEQGVALGTINSNTFQDDDYKLGALTHTDPRVRQKAIDHHLACIDVMNRTGSRDLKIWLAEGTNYPGQGDMRARQDRLAEGLRTIYDQLSEDQRLVLEYKFFEPAFYHTDVPDWGTSYVHVAALGDRAKVCLDTGHHAPGTNIEFIVAQLLRLGKLGSFDFNSRFYADDDLIVGAADPFQLFRIMVEVIRGGGFGHQADGTPNDVALMLDQCHNIEDKIPGQIRSVLNVQEMTARALLLDTEALDEARSAGDVLLANEVFMDAFYTDVRRDLAAWREERGLPGDPMRAYLDSGYQQQIEADRVGGSQAGWN
- a CDS encoding (Fe-S)-binding protein, with product MPTVRVALQVTCVNDAMFPDTGKAVVRLLRRLGVDVDFPSAQTCCGQPMVNTGYLDEAVPVVRAFVDAFAGYDAIVTPSGSCAGSARHQHSIVADRSGDPRLAAAVAETAPRTYELSELLVDVLGVTDVGAYFPHRVTYHPTCHSLRMLGVGDRPLRLLENVRGIDLVELPNATECCGFGGTFALKNADTSVAMGGDKARHVQDTGAEVLVAGDNSCLMHIGGMLSRQRAGVRVMHLAEVLAATEDSESKAPGPVVGARAEDLP
- a CDS encoding ABC transporter permease, with the protein product MSTSTSTGAGTAAPARTYDAYSAPLWRRLLLTRETAVIALTAAVILYSIANVPNFDGPLTLKFLLQDIAPILLIALPMTLVIITGEIDLSVASIMGLSSVLLGVLHENGMSVSAAAMLALLAGLACGALNGFLIAYVGLPSLAVTIGTLALFRGIAVGLLGTKAITDFTEKWTDLATDTIGETQVPLVMIPFAVLAVGFVVLLHFSTFGRGVYDIGLNDEAAHFTGVDVARTKLVLFVLSGVVSALAGIYFTLRFGSARGDNATGYELQVIAAVLLGGVSIFGGRGRLHGVLAGVVLIGVISSALRLESVTVNVTNIIVGLLLVASVILPNVLAATSSRFSRKPAAPPEPRPHQDAAPAGVGTTKGSDS
- a CDS encoding bifunctional aldolase/short-chain dehydrogenase — its product is MTDTNPTVAELVERSNRLGADPRNTNYAGGNTSAKGTGTDPVTGEDVELLWVKGSGGDLGTLTASGLAVLRLDRMRALVDVYPGVDREDEMVAAFDYCLHGKGGAAPSIDTAMHGLVDAAHVDHLHPDSGIAIATAADGEELTRTIFGDEVVWVPWRRPGFQLGLDIAEIKEKSPQARGCILGGHGITAWGDTSEEAEANSLWIIDVASTYIAEHSKAEPFGPALEGYAALPEDERRARAAALAPTIRGIASADRPMVGHFTDSDVVLDFLAHAEHPRLGELGTSCPDHFLRTKVKPLVLDLPASASVEDSIARLQELAVSYREDYQGYYDRHATPESPAIRGKDPLVVLVPGVGMFSYGKDKQTARVAGEFYVNAINVMRGAEGISTYAPIDESEKFRIEYWALEEAKLQRMPKPKPLATRVALVTGAASGIGLATAKKLAGEGACVVIADLSLEKAAAAAAEIGSGDVAVGVQVDVSDAAAVQAALDATVLAFGGVDLVVNNAGLSLSRSLLETTEQDWDLQHDVMAKGSFLVSRAAAKAMIEQGMGGDIVYISSKNSIFAGPNNVAYGAAKADQAHQVRLLAAELGEHGIKVNGVNPDGVVQGSGIFAGGWGASRAAVYGVEEKDLGKFYAQRTLLKREVLPENIANAVYVLCSDELSHTTGLHVPVDAGVAAAFLR
- the rhaS gene encoding rhamnose ABC transporter substrate-binding protein, with the translated sequence MKLHTKRPTALAALLLTATFAFAGCGGDDSGDGGGSGSEGGGDLSLTMLPKNLGNPYFDTSTAGAEKAAEELGADMEEVGPETASPDAQVSYINTVAQQGQDALILSANDPEALCDAIEEARSADVKVVTFDADTNPECRDLFVNQATAEGIAAKQLELISEQIGGEGEIAILSASANATNQNAWIEMMETELADNPDYADIELVDTVYGDDEDQKSFDQTEALLQNHPDLKGIISPTTVGIAAAARYLSDSDAKGKVALTGLGTPNQMREYVENGTVESFALWNPEDLGFLAAYAAAALANGDITGEEGDTFEAGELGEFEVGADGVVLLGEPFTFDAENIGDFDF
- a CDS encoding L-rhamnose mutarotase; translated protein: MHRVCFTLQVRRDRMEEYAERHAAVWPEMLRALHDTGWHDYSLFLRDDGLLVGYLETPDLAAAQEGMARTDVNARWQAEMAEFFEDLDLPPDQGFWQLTEVFHLEDQLAALPPDTTPDSSPATPAGTPAPTDAPTQTAQDQ
- a CDS encoding rhamnulokinase: MGEVGAQRLRGHSPVSVAAIDLGASSGRVMLGEVGADRLRLTAAARFANGPVRRDDGLHWDVSALHRHALDGLRSAAAAAPSALASVGIDSWAVDYGLLRDGRLLDEPFHYRDEERGAVGPGLVHAVVPPEELYARNGLQFLPFNTVYQLAADHAHPGADRLLLVPDLLAHWLTGVGVAERTNASTTGLLDLRTGAWDDDVLSRLGISRSLLADLVEPGTTIGTLLPEVGEAVGAPGLPVVAVGSHDTASAVVGVPMAGDEAAYVSLGTWGLVGLELTEPILTEEARAANFTHEGGVDGTIRFLTNVMGTWLLSETLRTWGRDDLGALLAAAADVTGEVPLFDVQDPRFVPPGDMPARIAAWCAEHDVAPPVDAASLVRSVVESLAVAYADALATAASLTGRTVRQVHVVGGGSQNALLCQALADRTGLPVVAGPVEATALGNVLVQGRAAGAISGGLDDLRALVARTQDLRRHEPREVSVP
- a CDS encoding LuxR C-terminal-related transcriptional regulator, with product MNATDEPVLSEDELAVLRLMAEGQTVEAVARRLEVSERTVRRKARAVCATVGVDTPVEAIVWAVRRRLI